In the genome of Gloeotrichia echinulata CP02, one region contains:
- a CDS encoding oligosaccharide flippase family protein encodes MKNSFLKNGFYNAAGGIIRIGLALLTIPLLIRLIGVEEYGLWTLASTVILIVALAEAGLATATTVFVSQDLGKEDVDGLSQTLTVTFGAMLILATLGAIALWFGAEGIVDLFPKLGKTQQLAAIQALQLGGLVVWAKLLQQVLIGVEQAYQRYSLLNILNTMQWVLLSLGLFGVAWFGGRTVALMQWQALTSVVTLLSHIWVVRSLVQGVRLRLIWKTEKGLAIANYSLIIWLISLGTALFSRGDRLIVGYLLGSETLGVYAGITDATAAINSFSALPVQPLVPVLSNHSAKHNISNPELAKKVKQAFEVNGLFALGSAAWLFMFAPLVMHLMFADAATDNSIVGFRVATVIYGLFSLNTVGFFILISVAAKLVMSIQLMSGCFSLILIAIGASKFGLLGAITGNIGFLVTWLMIFSGLDLLKLPKWLWLKSLIFPLIWFTMCILIGLLISQIEFIVIISTIQMIILIGWFLSIYKQNFRVMLNKIGF; translated from the coding sequence TTGAAAAACAGTTTTTTAAAGAATGGATTCTACAATGCTGCTGGTGGAATTATCCGAATTGGATTAGCTTTACTCACAATTCCCTTACTGATTCGCCTGATTGGCGTTGAAGAATACGGGTTGTGGACACTGGCTTCTACCGTAATCTTAATTGTTGCTTTAGCTGAGGCTGGTCTTGCTACAGCAACTACCGTGTTTGTCTCTCAGGACTTAGGAAAGGAGGATGTTGATGGATTATCGCAGACTTTAACTGTAACCTTTGGGGCTATGCTGATACTAGCTACCCTCGGAGCGATCGCTCTTTGGTTTGGTGCTGAGGGTATTGTTGATTTGTTCCCTAAACTAGGAAAAACACAACAGTTAGCAGCCATACAAGCTTTACAACTTGGTGGCTTGGTAGTCTGGGCAAAATTATTGCAACAGGTTTTAATCGGTGTGGAGCAAGCTTATCAGCGTTATAGCTTGCTGAATATTTTGAATACGATGCAATGGGTTTTGCTGAGTTTGGGACTGTTTGGGGTAGCTTGGTTTGGTGGTCGGACGGTCGCACTCATGCAGTGGCAAGCTTTAACAAGTGTAGTAACATTGTTAAGTCATATTTGGGTAGTGCGATCGCTTGTTCAGGGTGTACGCCTACGACTCATTTGGAAAACCGAAAAGGGGCTAGCAATTGCAAACTATAGCCTAATAATATGGTTGATATCTTTAGGGACTGCTTTGTTCAGTAGAGGTGATCGCCTGATTGTTGGTTATTTGCTAGGTTCTGAAACCCTCGGAGTATACGCTGGAATTACTGATGCAACAGCAGCAATTAACTCATTCTCAGCATTGCCTGTTCAGCCCCTTGTTCCAGTTCTTAGCAATCATTCAGCAAAGCATAATATCAGTAATCCAGAGTTAGCAAAAAAGGTAAAACAGGCTTTTGAAGTGAATGGACTTTTTGCCTTAGGTTCTGCTGCTTGGCTGTTTATGTTTGCACCATTAGTTATGCATCTAATGTTTGCAGATGCAGCTACTGACAACAGTATAGTTGGTTTTAGAGTGGCAACAGTCATTTATGGACTTTTTTCACTGAATACTGTAGGATTCTTTATCCTTATCAGTGTTGCTGCCAAGTTGGTGATGAGCATTCAGTTGATGAGTGGGTGTTTTTCATTGATATTAATTGCCATTGGGGCAAGCAAATTTGGATTGTTGGGTGCCATTACAGGTAATATTGGTTTTCTTGTAACTTGGCTAATGATTTTTTCAGGTCTTGATCTGTTAAAGTTACCTAAATGGTTATGGCTAAAATCTTTAATATTTCCATTAATTTGGTTTACAATGTGTATATTAATTGGCTTATTAATTTCTCAAATTGAATTTATAGTCATTATTTCTACAATCCAAATGATAATTCTAATTGGCTGGTTTTTAAGTATTTATAAACAAAATTTTAGGGTAATGCTAAATAAAATTGGTTTTTAG
- a CDS encoding DUF268 domain-containing protein, with amino-acid sequence MTQSSIIFGMRYTLKTVYHVISELGFNPLNTISFLRGIPIYVYQFIKFYLESQKSDQSLRIGNPFPCMIDRYEGAGHITKHYFHQDLWAARKVYQNNPEHHIDVGSRIDGFVAHVLTFRDIEILDVRPMASNVSGMTFRQADLMQSESVPANICDSLSCLHALEHFGLGRYGDPIDSEGHIKGLHSLTKLLKPGGKLLLSVPIGFERVEFNGHRVFSVETILSLTKENYDLISFSYIDDGDNFYENYDTEKVPDMIYGCGLFEFKKN; translated from the coding sequence ATGACCCAATCATCAATAATATTTGGAATGCGTTATACCCTTAAGACTGTCTATCATGTTATTTCTGAATTAGGATTCAATCCTCTCAATACAATTTCATTTCTGAGAGGTATCCCTATTTATGTTTATCAATTCATAAAATTTTATTTAGAAAGTCAAAAGTCCGATCAAAGTCTTCGTATCGGAAATCCGTTTCCATGTATGATAGACAGATATGAAGGGGCAGGTCATATCACTAAACATTATTTTCATCAAGATTTATGGGCTGCACGCAAAGTTTATCAGAATAATCCCGAACATCACATAGATGTTGGCTCAAGAATTGATGGTTTTGTTGCCCATGTACTAACTTTTCGTGATATTGAAATCCTTGATGTTAGACCTATGGCTTCAAATGTTTCTGGTATGACCTTTCGTCAAGCTGATTTGATGCAATCAGAAAGCGTACCAGCCAACATCTGTGATTCTCTTTCTTGTCTACATGCATTAGAACATTTTGGACTGGGACGATATGGAGATCCAATTGATTCAGAAGGTCATATTAAAGGTTTACATTCTTTAACAAAGTTGTTAAAACCAGGTGGAAAGTTATTACTATCAGTTCCCATTGGTTTTGAGAGAGTTGAATTTAATGGACATCGTGTATTTTCAGTTGAAACTATCCTTTCACTGACCAAGGAAAATTATGACTTAATTTCATTTTCTTACATTGATGATGGAGATAATTTTTACGAAAATTATGATACAGAGAAAGTTCCAGATATGATTTACGGCTGTGGTCTATTTGAGTTTAAAAAAAACTAA